The Nicotiana sylvestris chromosome 6, ASM39365v2, whole genome shotgun sequence genomic sequence gctcttccagaaccttcaattaatcttgtactaccggatattgtattaacattcgcttctttcattaccatataagagaaatatctcttatcttttaaaatagtgtatgttgtagcactatccaaaagacatatatcatctttattaatcttgagtccaattgGAGACTggagaattttcatattcttcataaaaaaaagacaaataatacatcataagaaatgtgaaagacaagcaggaaaaaaacgttaagaaatacattaggaatgtagaCACTAGCAACACGTGacgcattaggaaaatacactcaagaaaaataaactagttgcaaacataaaaataagaacttttatagcttcattccctagtaagatgattagttcttcagtcaatatcctcaaagaagtctccaagttcaaaatgagtaatatttgttaggccttcaaaatcatcatctttatatgcaagatgtgccttagtcATATTTGTTTGAGGAACCTgattcatcatcattattttgaaaggtcaagtgtgccaccacattattttcttttttcttgagggaagcttgataaagtttgacaaaatgttctggcgtacgacaaatgcgtgcccaatgacctctcataccacatcggtgacacatactagctttactttttgaatgattaatttgagaactcttattgttctccaatttatttccaccataataacgataattgtttcgccccccgccacgtccacgtttacgaccatgtccatgaccacggtaattattttgttttctttcaaacttatcatatgctgCTATAGCATTCACTTCCCGAAATAGAGCAGACCTagtgggacgggcttcatgattttcaattaatagagtattattctgctctgccacaagtaggcatgtgattaactcagaatatttcttaaaacctttttcacggtattgttattgtagcaccacatttgaagcatgaaaagtagaaaatattttttccaataagtcctcatctgtgataatgtctccacataattttaatataGAACTTACTATAAAGATAGCAGAATtgtactcacttacggttttaaagtcttgtaaccttaaatgtatccactcataccgagctttcggtaatactgtaagttttaggtggtcataccgatccttcaaattaatccacaattcaagtggatcttttacgattaaatattcagtttttaacccttcatctAGATGATGATGAAGGAAAATCATGgtcttcgctttatcctgatttgatgcttcattccttgtataatagtatttccaagacctttagcgtcaaggtgaatttcagcatcaaggacccatgataaatagttcctcccggtgatgtcaagtgccacaaattcaagttttgataaatttgacataatgaaaactatcataaaagatgaataagttagagaaataattataataataaacaattaatgaaaacaaaacgattaaggtaaaagaaatgaaaatagagctatatcatgttaacaatctactatttcattttattcttgccataaagtagaaattacatacttgtttcatttcactttatattattgatatatatgtgttaatagaactgaacgtgactaacattatttatatgttccaataaatataaagtaattaaactataaaattattgcttgtcaatttatttctcacagttcttcaaaatgccttaaagatatgttttgatctagggagtccatgaatattataagtatgacattagtgcatagctagtttgatgactttgaggtcctctaagagttgagcacggaaggaaatagttattttatcactgcaatgtacttaaactatttaagatgcccaagcgcacaagtaatctgcaaacagtgaacatatgatatgtactgccataaataaaatgattataatgatatacaccttaataaaatatggctcaacttagcgggacttaagaataaaattagagcttcgtgctgataacgtgttataaaatgaAAGCAATGCAGTAagatgtaaataagaagagatagaaagaagggagaagtgctttcttctttcactttgatGTATCTTTCTATTGCAATtgcatggccttttataggcataaaaagtaaagatgatggacataaagtaagagatttaatctttaagttattaacgatatgggcatccaatgtacaaactattcataacattCTCAAGTATTTTTTACAACAACAGATATTTTAAAGTATTTTTTGGGATAAAACGACACGAAGAATGGGATGGAAGATATTTTATTGCTTATTTGGCTGCTGGAGAGAAGGTTATATTAGTCATTTTACTTTTAGATTTTAGTCTAGATCAACGGAGGGGAGAGACCAAAAAAGGAATAATCCTTATGTAGTAAACCTGCGGCTGCATGTAGTTTTCGTTATAACCTAACATTTTCCAGCACTTTAATTAGCAACTCTTTCACTTTTCCCAACTTCACTTCTTTTTTCCATCTCAAATTTGTTACTTCAACTAATTCAAGAAACAGCTGAATTTCATTTTCTTAATGGAAAACTCTCTGTGTTTCTCACCTTTAGCTTCATTCAATTCTGTCAATAAACCAGGTAAATTCCGGCTTCTATTTGTTCTTGTAATTTATTTATCCCTTTTTGCTTAATAGGTAGTTGTATTTTCTGTCAATTATGGTTTGTTAAATAAATGAAGCTGAGTTTTATTGTTTTAATGGATAAAGTTAGTTACTTTAATGTGACTAAAATTGTTATAAATGGGTAAAGTTCAGTAACTATTGTAGTGGTTAAACTTTAGTTACTTTACCTTTCATAACAATGgaagggagccttggcgtaactagtAAAATTATTACCATGACAAGAGGTAGCGGGTTCAAGCCCTGGAAACAGGCTCTTGCAGAAATACAGTCTAAGGTTCTATACAATAGACCTTTGTGGTCCGTCCTTCCCCGGACCACTATAGCTTAGTGCACCAGACTGCCCTTTTTCACCTTCTATAACAATCTAGTCACAAAAGTATATTTTGACACTTAAAAGAAGCTGAATTTTATTGTTATAGTGGTTAAAGTTCAAGTACATTAATGTGGCTAAACTGTTAATGGATAAAGTTCAATAACTATTATAGTTGGTAATGTTTAGTTACTTCAACAGCACCGGCAACAACAACAAACTGAGTataatcccataagtggggtctggggaggatagtgtgtacgcagaccttacccttacttTGAAGGTAGAAAGGCTGTTTCTGATAGACTCCCGGCTCAAGGAAAGATGAAAAGAAAGCAGTAGCATGAAGGAGTAACaacaacaagataataagaaaaacgAGGCGATAGGAACACCATGTAGCGGTTACTTCAATGTAGTGAAAAACTTGTATTTACTGTTACAGTGGATAAATTTCAGTGACTTTACGCATAATTGTCactctttgtgtttgtttatgGGTCTGCAAGTGTAGAATGCTAATGTGTTCGGTTGTAAAGGTTCAAATTTCTTTTTTGTGTGTAGTAATTGGGATATCTTATATTCTTGTCAGGTCTAAATCTGATTAATGGGAATTGCACCGGAGGAAAGATTCAATGGATCAAAGATGTTACCTACAGCTCCAAGAGTTGTGGAAGTGAAGGTAATTTTGGACCTCTATGTATTAGATAATTGTGAAAATTTGCAGTTAAATGTGCTCAATTGATATGCAATGGCTACATTTTTTGACTTTAATGTTTAGACACTAAGGCTAAGATCCAGTATGGCATTAGACATATATAACTCAGAGCGTGATGGCGGTACAGAGCTAGGTGGACTAAAGGGGGCTCATGGACTTATAGTCTTGACTTGAGAATGGAGAGGAGGGTTTTAAGAAGTTTGTGTGCTCATAGTCTTGACTTGAGACGGGAGCAATGAATGTTCTTAAGAAGTTTTTGTGCTCAAACTGGTCCAGTATTGTGGTGACACTACTTGGCTAAGTAAACCGCCAAATAAACTTGTTCGTGGGAATTTGAAAACTATGTGGTCAGGGGCGCAGAGCTAGAAGCCCGGGTATGGGTTCGGTCGAACCCGGTAGCATTTGCTCAAACACTTATTTGTGTTAAGAAAGGCGTTAAACATGTGCAAAATACTAAATTAAGAACCATAAAGTTGCCGCCGGTCTAAAATTCAGAATCCATAAAGTTGACATCTTGGCTCTGCCTCTGTTAATGTGATGGCATCAGCATTATACCAATTATCTCTCTATTTATATGAACGGCGTCACGCGGCATAATTTCATTCCTGATGGGATCAGTAAcctttttctcgctttctttttTCGTCTCTCATTTGTAAATGTGAAACTCCTAGGCTTAATGCTAGCTGTAGTTCTATTGAAACTTTGGTTTTCTCCTAGAATTTTTCTTTCACCTCTTTTTGTGATCCAACTCTAAATCATCTTTGCTTCTATTTCCTTGAGTTGGTTGAATTATGCCAGAGCTTTGACATTATTCTCTATTTTCCAGGCCACTGACACTGACAAAGACACGAAAGTAAGGAGCATTGTCTGTCAAAATTGTGATGGAAATGGTAAGTGGATTGCTGTAAACTTTCTTTCGCGTCATTGATTTAAGGCTCAGTGTTTCTCTCGGAAAACACTCTCATACTGTTTTGAGTCTCAAGTGACTAATATTGCATAATACTGTAATTTTgcctttctatttattcaatgGTTATCGAATTGTGGCAATGGAGAGCACTGTAACGGAAGCAGTACTTTCGTGAGAAATCTTGTACTCCTAGATTTTAGTACGAGAGCTATTATATCTTTTATCAATATAATGTTTGCTTTACCTCTACTTGAGATTTCGTTTCTTAAAACAATATTTGCTTCAATTAGTAATTTGACTCTTGATGTTGAGTGCTCGACGGAAAACACCTTTGTTACGAACTTCCCTCAAATTATTAATCAAAGTTTTGTCTGAGAATTACAGCGTACTGGATTCAAAAACcttttttgttactgctgcagcCTTAGTGGTACCTTGCCGTGTTACATGCTAAAATTTGCCTTTATGGGATTATTTCAGAAATAGATATATACGTATTGATTACAGAGGCCTCAAATAATACGTTTCAACTTGGATTTAGTTCAGAACGTTCTGCTTCTTATACGCCATATTGCTCTCAGGTGCAGTGTCGTGCTCACAATGCAaaggcacaggggttaactctGTAGATCATTTCAATGGACGGTTCAAAGCTGGTGGATTATGTTGGTTGTGCAGGTACTTGTACTATCATCTTTTTGTTTTGATAATATGGTTTCATATTGTAATTTTGTTCTTAAGCAAGTCGATAAAAATGCTGCAACGCCGTCTGATTTATCATATCCTTCATGTTTTCACTTTTTTTCTTTAGAGGtaaaaaagatatgttatgtGGTGACTGCAATGGTGCTGGATTTCTTGGTGGATTTATGAGTACGTTCGATGAGTAGACTTCATATGCACTATTCTCGGGTAGGTTCAGAGGCAGATACAGAATATACACTTTGATGGGTTCAATCTTTAATAATTTTGCATTGAACTCATTGTATCTTTGAGATTATGAATTCAGAATTTAATATTTAttgaaatttcagttatttttcacatATATGATCGTGCTCCTTGTCAAAAATACTGGATTTTAGTTCAATCCATAAAAGTTATGATCCATCCACCCCTAGATAGGTTGTCACCATTGATCCCAAGAGAAGCAGAAAGAAGTATTTGATAAACAGATTGTATTATCATTTTCCTATTCTAGTTTCACATGTTCAAGATTTCTGGAGCTTTATATTCAGAGGCGGATTTAGGATTTGAACTCTATAGATTAAACCTCTGATGTTCTTAGCATTGAACTTattgtatttttaaagttatgggttcatatagTAGTTTTTATAGTTTTGGTTAACTTTTACACTTAAATTTATGTTCCACGTCAAAAGTACTGAGTTCAGTTGAACCCGACACTCCCATGATGCATTCACCCATGTTGATATTGTAGAAGCTTCTTTCTGAACTAAGTGAAAAAAGCTTTGCGTTAAGAATTTTTTGTTATATGACAAAGGACCTACACTTTGTCCAGCCTATTTGCTAATGCCAGCATTTTAAGCAAGTTAGTGATTTTACAGAGGTGCATGTTCTTTTGGGACAATAAGCTTGTGAAGATGCAAGATTATTCCCACCCCCTCTTGCTATCGTCGTAGCGCCTAGTGTGGTCAGCACCAATCGTGTTCGAGTAATGAAGTTAGCCTCTTAGTAGGAAAATATCTAGATTGGTGGCGCCTAGTGTGGTTAGCACTAATCGTGTTCGGGCAATGAAGTTGAACTCTTAGTTGGAAAATATCCGGATAATTGGATATTACCAATCGTGTTCGGGCAATGAAGTTGAACTCTTAGTTGGAAAATATCCGGATAATTGGATATTGCTAGctaaaaataaagattttttaTAGTGTTCAGAGAAAATTAAAGCTTTACCAACTGAATTGCGACTCTGAATTTTCAACCTAAAGCATTTCTTTAACTCGGCGAAAAAGTTTAgaaataaccagatttacaaATGGTAATTGAAATATAGTCACAATTTTAAAAATCCGAAAAAGCTGCAGCATAATATGAATATGTTAGAAATTCGAATAttttacatatgagattccaatatagggtgtgtttggtataacagaaaatgttttccaagaaaatattttctcagaaaaaaagtagtaatcttattcattttccggtgtttggtacgcaaagtaaggaaaatgacttctcaagagtattcataaataatttagatataataaacaagaagtcataaactttcaaaccaacaaggTATCCTGTATTTAACACTCATAAAGGCAGCCTGATGCACAAGGTATCATGTATTTACGCAGTCTAGGAAAGACCGTACCTCAAGGGGTGTGATGTAAATAACATATCCTAATAAAAGCACTAATGGCTGCTTCCACCACTCAAACCCGTGATCTATAAATCACGTGGAGACAATTTTACCGTTGCACCAGGTTCCCCTTCTTATGTTAACACTCATGTGGCCTAATATTGTATATCCTTAATTGAAGTTGTCACCCATTTTATAAAGTTAAGTCTTTCTTTTTTATATAGAATTACTTGGTGATAACTGATAACATGCCAACCTGGTTTATAAAATACTAACACCCATGTGGCTCATAAATATTATATTTCTTAATTGAAGTTGTCATCCCATTTAACAAAGTCAAGTCTTTCTTTCCTTATATAAAATTTACTTGATGGTAACATGAACGTAGACACGATTTTAACAACTCAGAGGTATGCCATCTTCTTTGTTATCTCACATCTTTCTTTGATTTATTAATCTCCAATCCTCATAGACCAGCTAATGTGAATGTGCTATATAATCAGACCATGTATATGTTTTGAGAAATCTATTAGATATCTATAAATATTTGACTTTGAACTTACctattattatatattaatttaagGCCACTGTGGGAATCCATAAATTTCAACTTGTGGATCTGCCTTTACTTATAACCATCATGGCTTATAATATATTATGCCCATTTGGTATAATATTATATTCCCTAATTGAAGTTGTCATGAAATTCACATAAAGTCAACTCTTTTGTTCTTTATTATATAGAATTCACTTGGTAACTTGGTTGCCTAAATCATTGCAGCCCTTAGAGGTACGctattttcctttgttttctcAATTCCTTGTTCTCTTGATTTTATGTTGGTTACACACTGTATTTTTAGTGTGCTTTACCCATTTGTTTGTTGATATTCATTATATTAATTGTGTATATTTGTTGAAGTGATTTTGCTGCTTCCCAACTCTCCTGTATTGCTGATCTGCCATTGAAAGGTTAGTTGCCCTTAATTACTCTTGTTTAATGTTTTGTCTCCTTGCGCTATATATCATATATATAGTACAAGTTCAATGCTTAAATGGTCGTTAAAAGGGACGTcctgcactaagctcccgctatgcttAGGGTCCGGGGAAGGACCGTAATCAGGGTCTCTTGTATGCAGCCTTATTTTGCATCCTTGCTAGAAGCTGTTTCCACGGCTAGAACCCATGATCTCCTGGTCAAACAGTAGCAACTTTTCCAGTCCCTTTTGGAAATGCATAAACATAGAGGCCCTAAAGGTTATATCAAGATGTTAACGGGAAATAAAAGCGGGAAAATAATAGATTTGTGATTTGAGACTGTTATAGAGTTTCTGTTGCTCGTCTATTATAATATTGTTATGGTTTTATTTGCAATGTATTTGTTTCTTTTAATCTATTGACAAAAGTTCCTAAAAATTAGTAATAATACATCAACATTTGCAATTCACTTCTGAAACAAAAACAAATCATTATTGGAATATAACATAAGCTAGCATCTTACTAATATTTCAACGTGGAATCTATTGCTTAATTTCTATCAGTGTTATTAAAGGCGAGCTTAAAGCGCGCTTAAGCCctgaacaacaacaacatacccagtctGATCCTAcaccgtggggtctggggagagtagtgcGTACAGAGACTTACCCTTATTTTGTGtggatagagagactgtttccaatgGACTCTTGGCTGAGGAAAGCATAGCGTTTGAGCCCtgaagcgaggctcaaaacatgttgagcgCTTCGCCCTTAGCGGGCGCTTCAATGTTGTCATCAAGGCTCTAAGACATACTTTTCTTTGCAAATGAGTGTAATCCTGAAGATGCGACactaaacaattgatatttcactttacCGTAATTAATTCTCTTCAATTTATTTGTCCATATATAAGACATTCATGCTTATACATATTAGTCTTGGACTACACATACATATGTGTAGTTTTTCTCCATTTGCACCTTTCTTCATTAAAGCCCCTGTTTTatttgcgcttaaagccccaatAGACCTTAAATCTTTTTTGCGCTTTTCATCTTTGAAAACACTGATTTCTATTTGGAGATTTAATTTGGCCTGAAGTTTCGCATATAGTTCCATTTCTGAATATTACTAATTGAAAGTGCCCCTAAAGAGAACTTAGGGTGCATTATGTGGcataaattttttaatattatGTCGATATTAATACTATATTTGTTATCGATGTACTTTAGAAAGTTTTTCATCACAAAGAATAGTAAAAACTAGAGAAAATTTCATGGGTTACTATTAAAGTCATACTCATATTGCACAAAAATTTGTAAAATTTACTGATTTGAGAAACTTGAACTCCAACAATGGAGGTTTTCTAATTTCTTAGGTGTTCACCTTACGTTTTCAGCAATGAAATGTACCTCAAAATATCAGTAAACCCAACAAAACTCGTAAATCCAATAGCTACTTTAACCATGAATTTCGATCCACTCTTCTAATCCAGCAATAAAGATTTTAATAATGAAGCTTCGGTGTTCTTCGAGTTCGAAGATCCAACTCAAATTTTCAAACTAGAAACGAGTCTCTAATATTGGGCCAAGGAATGAAAAAAATCAAGTTTTATACAAAGTGAGCCAAACCGAATAAGAACAGGTAGGAGCGGATGCATCTTAGGAATACTGGATTCATCTGAACTCAGTACTTTCGACACAGGACACAAGTTTATGTATAAAAATCCAGTAAAGTTATAACCCAGTACTTTAAAAATTTAATAGGTTCATTACTAAAAATCTGAAAGGTTGAACGCATAGAGTTTAAATTCTGGATCCGTTTCTTAGAACATGGGCGTATCTACGGGGATGAAAGCAGGTTCACGTGCACCCATGCTCTCCTCCTTGAACCATGCATAGATGTTATATTActttaaaataatacaaatataTGTGTGTGCACCTAAGTTCATGAGAGTCATATGGTGCAATGGTTAATGGGTGCACCAAGTGCGGTCAAGGATTTAATTTTCTTGTCCATCTTGCTTTTTGATTAAGAACTTggttctttgtttttctttctttatttggtttattttttaaaatcccCAAGTCTATCTTTGTTCTTCTTATGTAATAATAAAATTTTATATAATTAAACGACATGTCTTATATTAAAACTAGTAGTAATTGAGGATGTAATATAGAGCAATTAACAGGTTCGACTAACAAATTTTCGACATGGAGTATAGATGTATTTTGGAAAAATCATGAAAATGTCTAAAAATTGTAAATCTATAATTTCAATAGTGTAATGGTTTCCGTAAGCCAAAGGTTGAATATCAAATTTAAATCCTAAATCCGTTTATTTATAATAGTGTATCCATCCTcttaaaatcctggatccgcctctggatAAGAAGATAAAATATAGGCCTGATTTGGTAGGAATATTGTTCCATCTGATAGAGAGTAATTTTTTCTAAAAGCTATATTTGCGACTAGAGATATTCCGtcctttttattttaaatttaaaacttGCTGCTGTTTAGACTTTTTCCTTTTGCCGTTTCCAGAATATTATTACCATTTCCCACTAAAGAGCGGCAACAGAATAATTTTTGAAATGCCCTAAAGCAATATGGAATAAATCAATAATTGAAACCTTTTATATTGTGAAAAATAAAACCTTCACGATAAACAATATTATCGTGATACATACCTTTTCCATATTTTGACTAAGAAGTTTGAAAACATTTAACTGATCATCTTAGTCTATATATACTATgacttatacaactttcaggatTTCAAATTCATTTAGCTAATCCAACTTCAATGTTTAATGTGATGGTTCTTCTAACAAACAAAGTCAACCGTTCTGTAATTGTATAGGTAAAATTCGGAACTCATATGTGGCCCAATCACTACGGTATTCAAACATTAAAGTTGATTTAGCCAAGCATAGAACACTATTGAAGTAAAGATCCATGTAGATGATATATACCTACAAGTAGAAATTAAAGATTTGTCATTATTGTACTTACATTTAATCTGATATTTCCTAGGAGTTGTGGTGTTACTTTTCGAGGTAAGTGTGAGCTTTATAATATCTCTAGTTATAAGCCTTTAGTTTGCCTTAATATACAACTTATTTACCTGTATTCCAATAAAAATGTTTCAAATAGAGCAGAATGAATACggaggattcatatagccgatTCAAGCAGTTTGGGATTGCGACATATATAGTTGATTGAtcgattttgttttttttttaaagaaaagtagaGAATTTCATGTTCAAAGTATTACAGAATCACAGCATTTAATTTTCTGTGAAACAGTACAAAAGTATTTAAAAAATTGAGCGGTGAaggaaaacaacaacaacaacaacccagtataatcccacttagtggggtctggggagggtagtgtgtgcgcagaccttacccctaccctggggtagagaggctgtttccaaatagaccccagcatccttccctccaagaacttcccacatTGCTCTTGGGGAGACGCGAACTCACAATAAAAAAAGTTGGAATAGGATACATATAGTTATAAGAGATTTCACAAATGAAAATATAGTTTGCATGTACACTAATGACCAGTAAATATAGGTATTAGGTACTTCCAAAGGTTATTACTCTATTTACATAAAAACTTACCCCACACAGGGTATTTACACCAAACCAATAGATGCATGGCAAATTGCACATACCCTTCTCCAGGTTTAGAGAGTAAAGTCTAAAGATTATATACCGCTGTACCGCAAAAGTGTAAACTCGTGTGTAGTAACATACGTGACCTGAACATCAAAATAAATAAGACACGATGTCCATAAAAGCTATAAATATTATAGTATTAATTATACAAGTCTAGATCAGTACGCAAAGGAAATTGAGAACTTGAGATAAGTGAAGCCTGAAATTTATCTGATCTGCTGTTTTTGCCTCCCTATTGCAAATATCATGTTATGTGTAACGCCACTTGCTTCTTGCAACATGCAGCTTTCAGGTCATAATCTCATAGGACACAGATACAGTAGATATGGCTTATGCTAGTATTGTTTCTCTTATGAGAACGATAAAACTGCTCTTGACGTCGAAATCACCAATACAATCTCTAATTCGTGATCACAAAGAAGAAATCCT encodes the following:
- the LOC104234747 gene encoding protein BUNDLE SHEATH DEFECTIVE 2, chloroplastic-like; protein product: MGIAPEERFNGSKMLPTAPRVVEVKATDTDKDTKVRSIVCQNCDGNGAVSCSQCKGTGVNSVDHFNGRFKAGGLCWLCRGKKDMLCGDCNGAGFLGGFMSTFDE